One genomic region from Neoarius graeffei isolate fNeoGra1 chromosome 4, fNeoGra1.pri, whole genome shotgun sequence encodes:
- the LOC132885492 gene encoding serine protease 27-like — translation MLRFQCVVLALVLYLTGCLSQLNVCGRAPFNTRIVGGHDASEGSWPWQVSLQRPGKRGGHFCGGSLINKDWVLTSASCFSRKRNSAVIVYLGKQTLNGSNPNQITRRIKKVILHPNYNSTTKNNDIALLRLQASVTFSDYIRPVCLAGQGSSFFDGTISWITGWGSINLPVPSSGVLQETMAPIVNPYLCDYLTGPGSITANMICAGYLHGGPDTCQGDFGGPMVTKLGAAWIQTGITSWDKGCAQHSSPGVYTLVSQYQIWISSIIKENLPGFVRYEHGGLTGRRTDGSRR, via the exons ATGCTGAGATTTCAGTGTGTGGTTTTGGCCTTGGTCTTATATTTAACAG GTTGTCTTTCACAACTCAATG TATGTGGTCGTGCACCTTTTAATACCCGTATTGTGGGTGGACATGATGCTTCAGAAGGGTCATGGCCATGGCAGGTTAGTTTACAGAGGCCCGGTAAACGTGGTGGCCATTTCTGTGGAGGATCCCTCATCAACAAAGACTGGGTTCTGACATCAGCCAGCTGTTTCTCCAG gAAAAGAAATTCTGCTGTGATTGTGTATTTGGGGAAACAGACTTTGAATGGCTCCAATCCCAATCAGATTACTAGACGTATTAAAAAGGTGATTCTTCACCCCAACTACAACAGCACAACCAAAAACAATGACATTGCGCTTCTGCGTCTGCAAGCTTCTGTCACCTTCTCAGACTACATCAGACCAGTGTGCCTAGCTGGACAAGGCAGCAGTTTTTTTGATGGCACCATAAGCTGGATCACAGGCTGGGGAAGCATTAACTTGCCAG TTCCTTCATCTGGTGTGCTTCAAGAGACAATGGCACCGATTGTTAATCCATATCTTTGTGATTATCTAACGGGTCCTGGATCCATTACCGCAAACATGATCTGTGCTGGTTATCTACATGGAGGCCCAGATACCTGCCAG GGGGATTTTGGTGGTCCGATGGTGACTAAGCTGGGTGCGGCCTGGATTCAGACTGGTATCACTAGCTGGGATAAGGGCTGTGCTCAGCATAGCTCACCTGGTGTGTATACTCTGGTGTCTCAGTACCAGATTTGGATATCCAGCATCATCAAAGAAAACCTTCCTGGATTTGTCAG GTATGAACATGGTGGACTGACTGGTAGAAGGACTGATGGATCAAGAAGATAG